One region of Haladaptatus cibarius D43 genomic DNA includes:
- a CDS encoding nucleoside triphosphate pyrophosphohydrolase — protein sequence MNYDKLVRDRIPEIIEENGDTPKTHVVDNDEYERRLDEKLDEEVAEFHESGDPEELADVLEVVYALADCVDVSPDELERLRAEKADERGGFSNGIVLERVE from the coding sequence ATGAACTACGACAAACTCGTCCGCGACCGAATCCCCGAAATAATCGAGGAAAACGGAGATACGCCGAAAACGCACGTCGTGGATAACGATGAGTACGAGCGCAGACTCGACGAAAAGTTGGACGAAGAAGTCGCGGAGTTCCACGAATCAGGTGACCCGGAAGAACTGGCGGACGTACTCGAAGTGGTGTACGCGCTGGCCGACTGTGTGGATGTTTCGCCCGACGAACTGGAACGACTTCGGGCCGAGAAAGCCGACGAGCGCGGCGGGTTTTCCAACGGAATCGTCCTCGAACGAGTGGAATAA
- a CDS encoding signal peptidase I: MNPIANPEIRRAANVGGLTLLAVAVLSMAIVAFPQAIGANHSYVVVSGSMNPTIDAGDVVIVRDVAPEFIESGDVITFQREQDSVPTTHRVVEVIHADGEPQFQTQGDANEEPDQQLVSAGEVTGAVWFHIPLVGHLLSFAQSKLGILALIIVPAVLLVISESHSLLGVVNESKEEGTETPDEIESEPVEGTR, translated from the coding sequence ATGAACCCCATCGCTAATCCGGAGATACGCCGGGCCGCCAACGTCGGTGGGTTGACACTGCTCGCCGTTGCAGTGCTTTCGATGGCCATCGTCGCGTTTCCGCAAGCTATCGGCGCGAACCACAGCTACGTCGTCGTTTCGGGGAGCATGAATCCGACTATCGACGCAGGGGATGTCGTCATCGTCCGTGATGTCGCCCCCGAATTCATCGAATCGGGAGACGTCATCACCTTCCAGCGCGAACAGGATTCGGTTCCGACGACCCACCGCGTGGTCGAGGTGATTCACGCTGACGGCGAACCGCAGTTTCAAACCCAAGGTGACGCCAACGAGGAACCCGACCAGCAGTTAGTGTCGGCAGGCGAGGTCACCGGAGCGGTCTGGTTCCACATCCCCCTCGTCGGCCACTTGCTGAGCTTTGCCCAGTCGAAACTCGGCATTCTCGCGCTCATCATCGTCCCGGCGGTGCTCCTCGTGATTTCTGAGTCACACTCGCTTCTCGGGGTCGTGAACGAGTCAAAAGAGGAGGGAACTGAGACGCCGGACGAAATCGAATCGGAACCCGTGGAGGGGACTCGATGA
- a CDS encoding cold-shock protein, protein MANGKVDFFNDTGGYGFISTEDADDDVFFHMEDVGGEDLTEGTEIEFDIEQAPKGPRATNVVRS, encoded by the coding sequence ATGGCAAACGGTAAAGTTGATTTCTTCAACGACACAGGCGGCTACGGTTTCATTTCGACTGAGGATGCTGACGACGACGTGTTCTTCCACATGGAAGACGTTGGCGGTGAGGATCTGACGGAAGGTACGGAAATCGAATTCGATATCGAACAGGCACCAAAAGGACCACGCGCGACGAACGTCGTTCGTAGCTAA
- the speB gene encoding agmatinase, with amino-acid sequence MFPGASTDRGQADFVVVGAPLDVSTTFQPGTRFGPERIRRFSRTFDDYDHRTGQFFSDLHVHDHGDVYAWDDAEEYLEYVEGVLTDIVWDDAYPLLLGGEHTVTLAGVRATEPDTFVCLDAHLDLREAYDGNPLSHATVTRHVLDIADHAVILGARTGSEEEWNRAAESDVTVVPPEEVADWEPDFDGSAYLSVDIDGADPGFAPGTGTMEPFGLSPRKMRDVVRDVAEKTDVVGFDVVEVNDRDDGQSASLGGKLLREFVFSQAHDG; translated from the coding sequence ATGTTTCCCGGCGCGTCCACTGACCGCGGACAAGCGGACTTCGTGGTGGTAGGTGCGCCGCTCGACGTGTCCACCACGTTTCAGCCCGGAACGCGATTCGGTCCCGAACGAATCCGACGATTCTCCCGGACGTTCGACGACTACGACCATCGCACCGGGCAGTTCTTTTCAGACCTCCACGTCCACGACCACGGCGACGTCTACGCATGGGACGACGCCGAAGAGTACCTCGAATACGTTGAAGGCGTTCTCACCGACATCGTCTGGGACGACGCCTACCCCCTCCTCCTCGGCGGGGAACACACTGTCACACTGGCGGGTGTTCGGGCAACAGAACCGGACACCTTCGTCTGTCTCGACGCCCATCTGGATTTGCGAGAAGCCTACGACGGCAACCCCCTGAGCCACGCGACCGTCACCCGGCACGTCCTCGACATCGCCGACCACGCCGTCATTCTCGGTGCCAGAACCGGAAGCGAAGAAGAGTGGAACCGCGCCGCCGAATCCGACGTAACCGTCGTCCCGCCCGAGGAAGTCGCCGACTGGGAACCCGACTTCGACGGTTCCGCCTACCTCAGCGTAGACATCGACGGTGCAGACCCCGGTTTCGCCCCCGGTACCGGAACCATGGAACCCTTCGGCCTTTCACCCAGAAAAATGCGCGACGTGGTTCGGGACGTAGCCGAAAAAACCGACGTCGTCGGATTCGACGTGGTCGAAGTCAACGACCGCGACGACGGCCAATCGGCTTCGCTCGGCGGGAAGCTACTGCGTGAATTCGTGTTTTCACAGGCTCACGATGGGTAA
- a CDS encoding phosphoenolpyruvate carboxykinase (ATP) has protein sequence MSDSGQAVRPLKETLPNPVEADNVIYNPSLEELREFSRELETTAEFGSPSYVSRERSRNSDKTKNAIDNGFGSEDYGHIQDALDYAQEEEILCIDRQMGRHAEHSYRCRLYVPKEYGRIALAWAKLFEPAEGEGEPDFVTVQIPEWNEIAVRILPEEGLTAVLGSDYTGEAKKSFLRLFMFHAKQKGGLGLHAGSKRVTLRDDDGEQTNVGQAFLGLSATGKSTLTAHGLWLNEDEGETATMLQDDVCALLPDGSIAGSEGNGLYVKTIGLDAEEQPAMYDAVTHDSAVLENVDVADDGTVDFDSDRHTSNGRAIILRDYLSSSGEDIDLDGVDQVFFITRNPVMPPVAKLTSKEAAVAFMLGESIETSAGDPSKAGESIRVVGTNPFIVGSKGEEGNRFRNLIDDLGVDCFVLNTGHLGGKDIGVTESVTLLREIARDTVEWTTDDATGLTVPSSVPGIDIEEFGVADNVTDYEAELENLRTERQVHLDTFDDLDEDIRDSVY, from the coding sequence ATGTCAGACAGTGGGCAGGCAGTCCGACCCCTGAAAGAGACGCTCCCTAATCCGGTAGAGGCAGACAATGTCATCTACAATCCGTCACTTGAAGAGCTACGCGAATTTTCGCGCGAGCTCGAAACCACGGCGGAGTTCGGTTCCCCGTCCTACGTGAGCAGAGAACGCTCGCGCAATTCGGATAAAACGAAAAACGCGATAGACAATGGATTTGGTTCAGAGGATTACGGACATATACAAGACGCACTCGACTACGCACAGGAAGAAGAAATCCTCTGTATCGACCGGCAGATGGGCCGCCATGCCGAGCACTCCTACCGATGCAGATTGTACGTTCCGAAGGAGTACGGTCGCATCGCCCTCGCATGGGCGAAATTGTTCGAACCCGCTGAGGGAGAGGGCGAACCGGATTTCGTCACCGTCCAGATTCCGGAATGGAACGAAATCGCGGTTCGAATCCTTCCCGAAGAAGGTCTCACTGCGGTTCTCGGAAGCGATTACACCGGCGAGGCGAAAAAGTCGTTCCTCCGTTTGTTCATGTTCCACGCCAAGCAAAAGGGCGGCCTCGGCCTCCACGCGGGAAGCAAGCGTGTCACGCTCCGCGACGACGACGGCGAGCAAACAAACGTCGGACAGGCGTTCCTCGGCCTCTCCGCGACCGGCAAATCGACGCTGACCGCTCACGGCCTCTGGCTCAACGAGGACGAGGGCGAGACGGCGACGATGCTTCAAGACGACGTGTGCGCCCTCCTCCCCGACGGCTCCATCGCGGGCAGTGAAGGCAACGGTCTGTACGTCAAAACTATCGGACTCGATGCAGAGGAACAGCCTGCCATGTACGACGCCGTGACCCACGACTCCGCAGTCCTCGAAAACGTGGACGTGGCGGACGACGGCACCGTGGACTTTGACAGCGACCGCCACACCTCGAACGGTCGGGCAATCATCCTCCGCGACTATCTCTCGTCTTCGGGTGAGGACATCGACCTTGATGGGGTTGACCAAGTGTTCTTCATCACCCGCAATCCCGTCATGCCGCCGGTCGCCAAACTCACCTCGAAAGAGGCCGCCGTGGCGTTCATGCTCGGTGAATCCATCGAAACCAGCGCTGGCGACCCGTCGAAGGCTGGCGAATCCATCCGCGTGGTCGGCACCAACCCGTTCATCGTCGGGTCGAAAGGCGAGGAAGGAAACCGCTTCCGAAACCTCATCGACGACCTCGGCGTAGACTGTTTCGTCCTCAACACGGGCCACCTCGGCGGCAAGGACATTGGCGTCACCGAATCGGTAACCCTGCTACGAGAAATCGCCCGTGACACCGTCGAATGGACGACGGACGACGCGACGGGGCTTACGGTTCCGAGTTCGGTGCCCGGCATCGACATCGAAGAGTTTGGCGTTGCCGACAACGTCACCGACTACGAGGCCGAACTGGAGAACCTCCGCACCGAACGGCAGGTACATCTCGATACGTTCGACGACTTGGACGAAGACATCAGAGACTCGGTCTACTGA
- a CDS encoding outer membrane protein assembly factor BamB family protein has product MSHNTQKSFLDTVGVAGISEVVSSSRSTLSAPTWCFDTGSPVTAAPTVGTDDVVYAANEDGRISAFEDGQLRWRHHADGTVTEDLVFRNDLYVVSDDRVFALDSETGERRWETVLDSSTTTSPTIVGETAYVGTETGLVALDSESGNERWRFHGPACSTVVASELRAYAAGDGRVWALDGESGHLEWSFDPGCGVESLAFETGRLYVGSGTESACAGYNLHALGMDGSVLWQTRTRGDEAVVHLTVTNASLYAVCDTRYGHPETRGQRLRKLSPWDGTMEWVFQPDTFTAETESLLTQPTAVVGTVYVGASDGRVYLLDSTHGTERSRFETMAAVRTRPAASHERVYTGSDDDSFYAFEPQR; this is encoded by the coding sequence ATGTCTCATAATACTCAAAAGTCATTTCTCGACACGGTCGGCGTCGCCGGTATCTCGGAAGTCGTCTCTTCCTCTCGTTCGACACTCTCCGCACCGACGTGGTGCTTCGATACGGGCAGTCCGGTTACCGCCGCACCCACAGTCGGAACCGACGATGTGGTGTACGCCGCGAACGAAGATGGACGAATCTCCGCGTTCGAAGACGGACAGCTCCGCTGGCGGCATCACGCAGATGGAACTGTTACGGAAGACCTCGTTTTCCGTAACGACCTGTATGTCGTCAGTGACGACCGCGTGTTCGCTCTCGATTCGGAGACGGGAGAACGACGCTGGGAAACCGTGCTCGATAGTTCCACGACGACCAGTCCGACCATCGTCGGCGAAACGGCCTACGTCGGCACGGAAACCGGTTTGGTCGCCCTCGACAGCGAGTCCGGCAACGAACGCTGGCGGTTCCACGGCCCGGCCTGCTCGACTGTCGTGGCCAGCGAACTGCGGGCCTACGCTGCTGGCGACGGCCGGGTGTGGGCACTCGACGGCGAATCGGGTCACCTCGAATGGTCGTTCGACCCCGGTTGCGGCGTCGAATCGCTCGCGTTCGAAACCGGTCGCCTGTACGTCGGCAGTGGCACCGAATCCGCCTGCGCCGGGTACAATCTCCACGCTCTCGGCATGGACGGGAGCGTCCTCTGGCAAACTCGAACCCGTGGTGACGAAGCAGTTGTACATCTCACCGTGACGAACGCCTCGCTCTACGCCGTCTGCGACACTCGATACGGCCACCCCGAAACCCGTGGCCAGCGACTCAGAAAGCTGTCGCCGTGGGATGGAACGATGGAATGGGTGTTCCAACCGGATACGTTCACCGCCGAGACCGAAAGCCTGCTCACACAACCGACGGCCGTCGTCGGAACGGTGTACGTCGGTGCGAGTGACGGCCGCGTCTACCTGCTGGATTCGACGCACGGAACGGAACGAAGCCGTTTCGAAACGATGGCTGCAGTAAGAACACGTCCTGCCGCAAGCCACGAGCGCGTCTACACCGGTAGCGACGACGACAGTTTCTACGCCTTCGAACCGCAACGATAG
- a CDS encoding NAD(P)-dependent oxidoreductase, whose amino-acid sequence MSTPTLLLTHRLTPDIASDLQAELDDHLPDGALARARTPEETFELLPDAVLVNIARGDVVDEDALIRALQYRLIRGAGLDVFSTEPLPSDSPLWNLSNAVLTPHMAGSTPHKAERWRDIIVENYEVLASDRVDEMVNRIV is encoded by the coding sequence ATGTCCACACCCACGCTCCTACTGACGCATCGCCTCACACCCGACATCGCGTCCGATCTCCAGGCTGAACTCGACGACCACCTTCCCGACGGTGCCCTCGCTCGGGCGCGAACACCGGAAGAAACGTTCGAACTGCTTCCCGACGCTGTCCTCGTCAACATCGCCCGCGGCGACGTGGTTGACGAGGACGCCCTGATACGCGCGCTCCAGTACCGCCTGATTCGCGGTGCCGGACTTGACGTGTTTTCGACGGAACCGCTTCCGTCCGATTCGCCACTGTGGAATCTCTCGAACGCGGTGCTCACCCCACACATGGCCGGTTCGACGCCGCACAAAGCGGAACGCTGGCGAGACATCATCGTGGAAAACTACGAGGTACTTGCGTCGGACAGGGTGGACGAGATGGTCAATCGAATCGTGTAG
- a CDS encoding helix-turn-helix domain-containing protein has translation MSFIVEIEIPVDEFPLGELVQRYPDAHIELEQFVPADDGLLPFFWIRNVSAGEIAETEEEEPALESVTVLDDTGEGLLCRMTWNRDQPGLQDIIVDGQTTLLGGCGSSDGWYFQFRFTTHAAASRLREKLSARSIPFEVMRVYSVQEMRERQYDLTSEQYDALVSTHQAGFFRTPRQATLAEVAQELDITPQALSARYRRGLDSLLESTLYEIDDDSASDV, from the coding sequence ATGAGTTTCATCGTCGAAATCGAAATCCCAGTGGACGAATTTCCGTTAGGAGAACTCGTCCAACGGTATCCGGACGCACATATCGAACTCGAACAGTTCGTCCCCGCGGACGACGGCTTGCTCCCGTTTTTCTGGATTCGAAACGTCAGTGCGGGCGAAATCGCCGAAACCGAGGAAGAAGAGCCCGCACTCGAATCCGTCACCGTCCTCGACGATACTGGCGAGGGGTTGCTCTGCCGAATGACTTGGAATCGCGACCAACCCGGATTACAGGACATCATCGTGGATGGGCAGACGACGCTCCTCGGGGGCTGTGGGTCGTCCGACGGCTGGTATTTCCAGTTCCGATTTACTACCCACGCCGCCGCGAGTCGGTTGCGTGAGAAACTTTCGGCGCGGTCGATTCCCTTCGAAGTGATGCGCGTTTATTCGGTACAGGAGATGCGCGAACGACAGTACGACCTCACGTCCGAGCAGTACGACGCGCTGGTTTCGACGCATCAAGCGGGCTTCTTTAGAACACCACGTCAAGCGACGTTGGCGGAGGTCGCACAGGAACTCGACATCACCCCACAGGCGTTGTCGGCCCGGTATCGGCGCGGATTGGATTCGCTGCTCGAAAGTACGCTGTACGAAATCGATGATGACTCTGCATCGGACGTATAA
- a CDS encoding SipW-dependent-type signal peptide-containing protein, whose amino-acid sequence MSDKTYNLTRRKALLGLGGIGAGAALGGAGTMAWLNDPESIEENMITAGELDLKLDWAWFYKGRKWETDYQPLDDDDNFDGPMIQLGDVKPGDYGCGVISVHVHDNPAHVWFRLSNAMDKENGQNEPELKAEGKDADGTGELDDSIHWIAAPLGCLKKRETDEDDSIRALGDHREQPVDLDEWTTSESEAKTSGRRYCFSKGTLAQAIDGLGGGVNLGRHDKNHTCFYGFCWKIPKGVGNEIQTDSVSFDLDFYAEQYRHNERPKNPWKSEN is encoded by the coding sequence ATGTCTGACAAAACGTACAACCTGACTCGGCGAAAAGCGCTTCTCGGACTCGGCGGCATCGGTGCCGGTGCCGCACTCGGCGGCGCGGGCACGATGGCGTGGCTCAACGACCCCGAATCCATCGAGGAAAATATGATTACGGCTGGCGAACTCGACCTCAAACTCGACTGGGCGTGGTTCTACAAAGGGCGAAAATGGGAAACGGACTACCAACCGCTCGACGATGACGACAACTTCGACGGCCCCATGATTCAGTTGGGCGACGTGAAACCCGGTGACTACGGCTGTGGCGTCATCAGCGTCCACGTCCACGACAATCCCGCACACGTCTGGTTCCGACTGAGCAACGCGATGGACAAAGAAAACGGACAGAACGAACCGGAGCTGAAAGCCGAAGGAAAAGACGCCGACGGAACGGGCGAACTCGACGACAGCATCCACTGGATTGCCGCTCCACTCGGCTGTCTCAAGAAACGCGAAACGGACGAAGACGACTCCATTCGCGCCCTCGGCGACCACAGGGAACAACCGGTCGATTTGGACGAGTGGACGACGAGCGAGTCTGAAGCGAAAACGTCGGGTCGCCGTTACTGCTTCTCCAAGGGAACGCTCGCGCAGGCAATCGACGGGTTGGGAGGCGGCGTCAACCTCGGTCGGCACGACAAAAACCACACGTGCTTCTACGGCTTCTGCTGGAAGATTCCGAAGGGCGTCGGCAACGAAATCCAGACCGACTCCGTCTCGTTCGATTTGGACTTCTACGCGGAGCAGTACCGCCACAACGAACGTCCGAAGAATCCGTGGAAATCGGAGAACTGA
- a CDS encoding P-loop NTPase family protein, which produces MADTTNAMNRIVVLGPPGAGKSTFAARLGEILNRPVTHLDTHFWEPGWEKPDSDDWEKTHRTLIERPNWILDGNYGSTIDARLDAADTVILLSVSRYVCLYRVIKRWLGNYGQTRPDMAEGCEEKVDMAFLRYIWNFPAEKIPAMERKFTELDEETTVIRLDSNAQRDAFLAQLGKK; this is translated from the coding sequence ATGGCAGATACAACAAACGCGATGAACAGAATCGTGGTTCTCGGCCCGCCGGGTGCAGGGAAATCCACGTTCGCCGCCCGGTTGGGTGAAATCCTAAACAGACCGGTTACGCACCTCGACACCCACTTTTGGGAACCGGGGTGGGAAAAACCGGATAGCGACGACTGGGAGAAAACGCACCGAACTCTCATCGAACGACCGAACTGGATACTCGACGGAAATTACGGAAGCACCATCGACGCGCGACTCGACGCCGCGGACACCGTGATTTTGCTGTCCGTCTCGCGGTACGTCTGTCTCTACCGAGTCATCAAACGATGGCTCGGAAATTACGGCCAGACGCGCCCCGATATGGCCGAGGGGTGCGAGGAGAAAGTCGATATGGCGTTTCTCCGCTACATCTGGAACTTTCCCGCGGAAAAGATTCCGGCGATGGAACGGAAATTCACGGAGTTGGACGAGGAAACGACGGTAATCAGACTGGATTCGAATGCGCAACGGGATGCGTTTCTCGCGCAACTCGGCAAGAAATGA
- a CDS encoding DUF7344 domain-containing protein, with amino-acid sequence MSATAVQQAHSPSLDGDSTDLTQDVAFRVLSCQRRRYVMHYLLQQGSSVSLHELSKQLAAWENDVPVAEVTYKQRIRVYTAIRQSHLPKMHDSGVVAFDANAGTVCLTDDATKLEVYLDIVPHDGIPWSSYYLGLGALSASLVAIAGVGLFPFTLLPDIAWGLIVTTLFVASAIAHKRHDTRNRLGREGKPPV; translated from the coding sequence ATGAGCGCGACTGCCGTTCAGCAGGCGCACTCGCCATCGCTCGACGGTGATTCGACCGACTTGACGCAGGATGTCGCGTTCCGGGTGTTGAGTTGCCAGCGACGGCGATACGTCATGCATTACCTCCTCCAGCAGGGCAGTTCCGTCTCCCTCCACGAGTTGTCGAAACAGCTCGCGGCGTGGGAAAACGACGTTCCGGTGGCGGAAGTCACGTACAAACAGCGAATCCGGGTGTACACGGCGATTCGACAGTCGCATCTCCCGAAGATGCACGACAGCGGCGTCGTGGCATTCGACGCCAACGCGGGCACGGTGTGTCTCACGGACGATGCGACGAAACTGGAAGTCTACTTGGACATCGTTCCGCACGACGGGATTCCGTGGAGTAGCTACTATCTCGGCCTCGGCGCGCTCTCCGCGAGCCTCGTGGCGATTGCCGGGGTCGGGCTGTTTCCGTTCACGCTCCTGCCGGACATCGCGTGGGGACTCATCGTCACGACGCTGTTCGTCGCGTCCGCAATCGCGCACAAACGCCACGATACGCGGAACCGACTCGGCAGGGAGGGAAAACCACCGGTATGA
- a CDS encoding pyridoxamine 5'-phosphate oxidase family protein produces MSNPLPDEAETLLTEESVMAHLATSSDDRPHVAPVWYHYDDGVISILTGGRKLGNIRNNPRVAVSFQQDTDGNAEWMATVQGTATVIEDEEETHEASAKINPRYGASETAYPDNTLVKIEIGSGTFTRY; encoded by the coding sequence ATGTCAAACCCACTCCCCGACGAAGCGGAAACCCTTCTCACCGAAGAATCCGTCATGGCCCATCTCGCAACCAGTTCCGACGACCGGCCACACGTCGCGCCGGTCTGGTACCACTACGACGACGGAGTCATTTCGATTCTCACGGGCGGCCGAAAACTGGGGAACATCAGGAACAACCCGCGAGTCGCCGTCTCGTTCCAACAGGACACCGACGGAAACGCGGAGTGGATGGCGACCGTGCAGGGCACAGCCACCGTAATCGAGGACGAAGAAGAAACCCACGAAGCGTCCGCCAAAATCAATCCTCGCTACGGAGCAAGCGAAACCGCCTATCCCGACAATACGCTCGTCAAAATCGAAATCGGGTCGGGAACGTTCACGCGGTACTGA
- a CDS encoding ester cyclase: METYRRAFPDAEYTVEKEVAEDDFVSVRYTARGTHEGELMDIEPTGERVTVSGMEMYRVEDGKIAEMWTNYDTVGLLQQLDVLPSLDALVREANAD; the protein is encoded by the coding sequence GTGGAAACGTACCGCCGGGCCTTTCCCGACGCCGAGTACACGGTCGAAAAGGAGGTTGCCGAAGACGATTTCGTATCGGTTCGGTACACGGCTCGCGGCACCCACGAGGGCGAACTCATGGATATCGAACCGACCGGCGAGCGGGTAACCGTCTCCGGAATGGAGATGTATCGCGTTGAGGACGGGAAAATCGCCGAGATGTGGACGAACTACGACACGGTCGGCCTGTTACAGCAACTCGACGTGTTACCGTCACTCGACGCACTTGTTCGGGAGGCAAACGCCGATTGA
- a CDS encoding HAD family hydrolase, producing the protein MSYDAVLFDNDGVLVKPPNGTALREAALSAFAEFGVEPDDDHLAAVSRSVTPDDLKRVCDAYDFAPAEFWEARDTAASNAQLRELKAGRTTTYDDVDALKSFPRPMGIVSSNQHATIEFMLDHFDLGRHFETYYGRPPTLDAFHRKKPEPYFLEQALADLGVDSALFVGDSESDVVAAHNADLDSVFIRRPHRSEYDLSVDPTYEVQGLREIRELLRG; encoded by the coding sequence ATGAGCTACGATGCGGTGTTGTTCGACAACGACGGTGTGTTAGTGAAACCGCCGAACGGAACCGCCCTCCGCGAGGCCGCGCTGTCCGCGTTTGCCGAGTTCGGCGTCGAACCCGACGACGACCATTTGGCTGCCGTCTCGCGCAGCGTTACTCCCGACGACCTGAAACGGGTGTGTGACGCCTACGATTTCGCCCCGGCCGAATTCTGGGAAGCCCGCGACACCGCGGCCTCCAACGCGCAACTGCGCGAACTCAAGGCGGGCCGTACCACGACCTACGACGACGTGGACGCGCTGAAGTCGTTTCCCCGCCCGATGGGAATCGTCAGCTCGAACCAGCACGCGACTATCGAGTTCATGCTCGACCACTTCGACCTCGGTCGCCATTTCGAAACGTACTACGGTAGACCGCCGACGCTGGACGCCTTCCACCGAAAAAAGCCCGAACCGTATTTCTTGGAACAAGCCCTCGCCGACCTCGGTGTGGACTCCGCCCTCTTCGTCGGTGACAGCGAAAGCGACGTGGTCGCGGCCCACAACGCCGACCTCGATTCGGTATTCATTCGCAGACCGCATCGTTCCGAGTACGACCTTTCGGTTGACCCAACGTATGAGGTGCAGGGGCTTCGGGAAATTCGGGAACTGCTCCGAGGGTGA
- a CDS encoding translation initiation factor IF-5A → MAKEQKEVRELQEGNYVMMDDAACVIKSYSTAKPGKHGSAKARIEGKGVFDEKKRSLSQPVDAKIWVPIINRKQGQVVSVESETVAQVMDLETYETITIKTPEGMGLSPDDEIEYLEMDDQRKIER, encoded by the coding sequence ATGGCGAAAGAGCAAAAGGAAGTCCGCGAACTCCAAGAAGGAAACTACGTCATGATGGACGACGCCGCATGCGTCATCAAGTCCTACAGCACTGCAAAGCCCGGTAAACACGGCAGTGCGAAAGCCCGAATCGAGGGCAAAGGCGTTTTCGACGAGAAAAAACGCAGCCTCAGCCAACCGGTTGACGCGAAGATTTGGGTACCGATTATCAACCGGAAACAGGGCCAAGTCGTCAGCGTCGAGAGCGAAACCGTCGCACAGGTCATGGACCTCGAAACCTACGAAACCATCACCATCAAGACGCCCGAGGGAATGGGCCTCTCGCCCGACGACGAAATCGAGTACCTCGAAATGGACGACCAGCGCAAAATCGAACGCTAG
- a CDS encoding Nif3-like dinuclear metal center hexameric protein — MNLAELTEEYDDRLRTSDFADVDASANGLQVGPDEKEVERVAFAVDAAEKTIEDAAKWDADTLVVHHGLSWGGIERVTGRDYDRIASLIESDVALYVSHLPLDSHPELGNAAGIADLLELDSREPFGSMGPEHIGQRGRGKLTVEEIRERLADELDTGGQAIQVFDFGPETVEDVAIVTGSGVDWLDEAIDVGADALITGEGKQKVYHEAREAGLNVFLAGHYATETFGVQSLQSLAEEWGLKTTFIDEPTGL; from the coding sequence ATGAACCTCGCCGAACTCACCGAGGAGTACGACGACCGACTCCGGACGAGCGATTTCGCGGACGTGGACGCGAGCGCGAACGGATTACAGGTCGGCCCGGACGAAAAAGAAGTAGAGCGCGTTGCCTTCGCCGTGGACGCCGCGGAGAAGACCATCGAGGATGCCGCGAAGTGGGATGCAGACACGCTGGTCGTCCACCACGGCCTGTCGTGGGGCGGCATCGAGCGCGTGACGGGGCGCGACTACGACCGAATCGCATCGCTCATCGAAAGCGACGTGGCGCTGTACGTTTCGCACCTGCCGCTGGATTCGCACCCGGAACTCGGCAATGCGGCGGGAATCGCCGACCTCCTCGAACTCGATTCCAGAGAACCCTTCGGGAGCATGGGGCCGGAGCACATCGGCCAGCGTGGACGCGGCAAACTGACGGTCGAGGAAATCCGGGAGCGATTGGCCGACGAACTCGACACCGGGGGACAAGCGATTCAGGTGTTCGATTTCGGCCCCGAAACAGTCGAGGACGTGGCCATCGTCACCGGAAGCGGCGTGGATTGGCTGGACGAAGCCATCGACGTGGGGGCTGACGCGCTGATTACCGGCGAAGGAAAACAGAAGGTGTACCACGAGGCGCGAGAGGCCGGGCTCAACGTCTTCCTCGCGGGACACTACGCAACCGAGACGTTCGGCGTGCAGTCGCTCCAGTCGCTCGCGGAGGAATGGGGGCTGAAAACGACGTTCATCGACGAACCGACGGGACTGTGA